One Parasedimentitalea psychrophila genomic region harbors:
- a CDS encoding adenylate/guanylate cyclase domain-containing protein, whose protein sequence is MAETTTNASPNSYRPKRHVDLADVVADNAYVVANLASHKQRGLEWAIRARWIAMPLIGVMLIFINPSWDVLYYHGVLALLCLNGWLMGRLGKVGRSKAELFLIFVDLLIMTLGMVLPNPFAPQDFPIAIQYRFDNFIYFYVILAAGTLAYSWRTVIAIGTWTAGLWMTGVVLAWWLSPVDEPLRQQAADVFGDNAMLKRFMDPTDFMIHLRVQEVVVFVIVAVILGFSVRRFNALLMNNASLTRERTNLSRYFSPNVVEQLSQNDEPLKQVRRQDVAVLFIDIIGFTRLAAGLDALDVIELLRGFHGRMEREVFRHHGTLDKYLGDGLMATFGTPMAGTQDATDALACAQDMISSLEQWNLVRRRAGDPEIRVGIGVHFGEAVLGDIGANRLEYAVIGTAVNVAARLEVMTRELQSDIAISDRLRQQIQMENIEVALLDPFIQQPDQEIRGLDQPMSVWTSR, encoded by the coding sequence ATGGCTGAAACAACAACAAACGCATCACCGAATTCCTACCGTCCAAAGCGGCATGTGGATCTTGCGGATGTTGTCGCCGATAACGCCTATGTCGTGGCCAACCTTGCGAGTCATAAACAGCGCGGGCTGGAGTGGGCCATTCGCGCCCGCTGGATTGCGATGCCTCTTATCGGGGTGATGTTGATCTTTATAAACCCGTCCTGGGATGTTCTCTACTATCACGGGGTACTGGCCTTGCTGTGCCTGAATGGCTGGCTGATGGGCCGCTTGGGGAAAGTGGGCCGGTCAAAGGCAGAGCTGTTTTTGATCTTTGTGGACCTGTTGATCATGACCTTGGGCATGGTGCTGCCAAACCCGTTTGCGCCCCAGGATTTTCCGATCGCAATACAGTACCGGTTCGATAACTTCATTTATTTTTACGTCATTTTGGCGGCTGGCACATTGGCCTATTCCTGGCGCACGGTGATCGCCATTGGCACCTGGACGGCGGGACTATGGATGACAGGCGTCGTCCTGGCCTGGTGGCTGTCGCCAGTGGATGAGCCGCTGAGGCAACAGGCGGCTGATGTCTTTGGCGACAACGCGATGCTGAAGCGGTTCATGGATCCAACCGACTTTATGATTCATCTCAGGGTGCAGGAGGTGGTGGTTTTTGTCATCGTCGCGGTGATCCTTGGGTTTTCCGTGCGCCGGTTCAATGCGCTGTTGATGAACAATGCCAGCCTGACCCGGGAGCGGACCAACCTGTCGCGATATTTCTCGCCCAATGTGGTGGAGCAGCTGTCGCAAAACGATGAGCCCCTGAAACAGGTGCGCAGGCAGGATGTGGCGGTTCTGTTCATCGACATCATCGGCTTTACCCGGCTGGCTGCCGGGCTGGATGCCCTCGATGTGATCGAGCTGCTGCGCGGGTTTCATGGTCGGATGGAGCGCGAGGTGTTTCGCCACCATGGCACGCTGGACAAGTATCTGGGCGATGGGCTGATGGCCACCTTTGGAACCCCGATGGCGGGCACTCAGGATGCCACCGATGCCCTGGCCTGTGCGCAGGACATGATCTCGTCGCTGGAGCAATGGAACCTGGTGCGCCGCCGTGCGGGGGACCCCGAAATCCGCGTTGGCATCGGTGTTCACTTTGGCGAGGCGGTCTTGGGCGACATTGGCGCCAACCGATTGGAATATGCAGTGATCGGCACTGCCGTAAATGTCGCGGCACGCCTGGAAGTTATGACCCGAGAGTTGCAATCGGACATCGCGATAAGCGACCGGCTCCGCCAGCAAATTCAGATGGAGAATATCGAGGTCGCTCTGCTCGATCCGTTTATCCAGCAGCCTGATCAAGAGATTCGCGGTCTGGATCAACCGATGAGCGTCTGGACATCGCGCTGA
- a CDS encoding IS30 family transposase — MGTVYSQLSITERRRIERWRHAKVPVDEMARVLKRCRSTIFRELKRNHFSDPCMPKCDGYYGAAAQLVASGRRARERKLIKHRALRKYVVERLKNGWTPEQIGNRMIYDNAALRVCQETIYRYIYSKEGLNKELWWYLPTHRKSRTPRRARKHLLPKFNRDVSILFRPDDVAHRRQFGHWEADLILFKQKLGQTNVTTLVERVSRFTVLLKNPSKRTKPVMGKIIKAIRDLPFMARKSITFDRGTEFVSWPHLQAEIGTLTWFCDPSSPWQKGTVENTNRRARRWLPRKRDIRSMSDHDIKEISDRLNNTPRKCLGWKTPAEVFREKILEEMR; from the coding sequence ATGGGAACCGTTTATAGCCAACTTAGTATCACAGAACGACGCAGAATAGAACGCTGGAGACACGCAAAGGTCCCTGTTGACGAGATGGCACGTGTTTTGAAGCGTTGTCGATCTACGATATTTCGAGAGCTGAAGCGCAACCATTTCTCTGACCCGTGTATGCCGAAGTGTGATGGGTACTACGGTGCTGCTGCCCAGTTGGTGGCGTCCGGGCGGCGTGCGCGAGAACGTAAACTGATCAAGCATCGGGCATTACGTAAGTACGTGGTCGAACGTCTCAAAAACGGTTGGACACCTGAGCAGATCGGCAACCGCATGATTTACGACAACGCAGCACTGCGGGTCTGCCAAGAGACAATCTATCGCTACATCTACTCAAAGGAAGGCCTGAACAAAGAGCTGTGGTGGTATCTTCCAACACACCGCAAATCACGTACACCGCGGCGCGCCAGAAAGCACCTACTCCCGAAATTTAACCGCGATGTCAGCATCTTGTTTCGCCCGGATGATGTGGCCCACCGGCGTCAATTTGGCCACTGGGAAGCAGACTTGATCCTGTTCAAACAGAAGCTTGGGCAGACGAACGTTACTACTCTGGTTGAACGCGTGAGCCGTTTCACGGTGCTGCTGAAGAATCCAAGCAAGCGCACAAAACCGGTCATGGGCAAGATCATCAAGGCGATCAGAGATCTGCCCTTCATGGCCCGTAAATCCATCACCTTTGATCGCGGAACCGAGTTTGTTTCCTGGCCGCATCTGCAAGCCGAGATCGGGACCCTGACGTGGTTTTGTGATCCATCTTCACCCTGGCAGAAAGGCACAGTCGAGAACACCAATCGACGAGCCAGGCGCTGGTTGCCGCGGAAGCGTGACATCCGGTCAATGTCTGACCACGACATCAAGGAAATTAGTGACCGCCTCAACAACACACCCCGCAAATGCCTTGGATGGAAAACGCCGGCCGAAGTCTTCCGCGAAAAGATATTGGAGGAAATGCGATGA
- a CDS encoding glycosyltransferase: MKPPSLAIIIITLNEEQRLPLLLGDLQRQTWTDFEIIHVDSNSTDQTLRRSAQISAQFAHYRIIDMQQRGVSLGRNMGARQARADRLLFLDSDTRLAPDFLETALQELQQRDLGVGIVCMATDGLAFRHRVSFGLFNAGIRLTSHFFPTAIGACLFSAREIHAEIGGFDERLRLCEDCHYVLKASKAQRSTVGVLRSRFDFDPRRLDQDGFLRTGFTYFRANLYRFFRGELVHNQIPYEFGHYRSGPHD; encoded by the coding sequence ATGAAACCGCCAAGCCTTGCGATCATTATCATCACCTTGAACGAAGAGCAGCGCCTGCCTCTGCTGCTTGGAGATTTGCAACGCCAGACATGGACCGATTTTGAGATCATACATGTTGATAGCAACAGCACCGATCAGACCCTGCGACGATCCGCCCAGATCTCGGCCCAGTTTGCTCATTACCGTATCATCGATATGCAACAGCGCGGGGTCAGTCTGGGCCGCAACATGGGCGCCCGGCAAGCCCGGGCAGACCGGCTGCTGTTTCTGGATTCTGATACACGCCTGGCGCCTGATTTTCTGGAAACCGCCCTGCAAGAGCTACAGCAGCGTGATCTGGGGGTTGGTATTGTCTGCATGGCGACAGATGGATTGGCCTTTCGCCACCGGGTCAGTTTTGGTTTGTTCAACGCAGGCATTCGCCTAACATCACATTTCTTTCCAACAGCAATTGGCGCCTGCCTGTTTTCCGCGCGTGAAATCCATGCCGAAATAGGCGGTTTTGACGAGCGGTTGAGGCTTTGTGAAGACTGCCATTACGTGCTCAAGGCATCAAAGGCGCAGCGGTCCACCGTCGGGGTGCTGCGCAGCCGGTTTGATTTTGACCCCCGGCGTCTGGATCAGGACGGATTTCTGCGAACCGGTTTCACTTATTTTCGGGCCAATCTGTACAGATTTTTCCGGGGCGAGCTGGTGCACAATCAAATCCCCTATGAATTTGGTCATTATCGGTCGGGTCCCCATGATTGA
- a CDS encoding response regulator transcription factor, whose product MRVLLVEDEKLIADAVKVSMTRDGYHVDWVADANSAEDALVTSQFDLVILDLGLPGRDGLSLLRWLRNTDRNEPVVILTAREAVENRIEGLDLGADDYMTKPFDMKELLARARAQIRRANGRSAPRLTHGDIEVDPAAHTVTHKGEVVEISPLAFQVLVLLLERKGRVVSKDDLAESLYGWEEGAESNTVEVYVSQIRRRLTGDLIRTIRGIGYIIDKD is encoded by the coding sequence ATGCGTGTTTTGCTGGTCGAAGATGAAAAGTTGATCGCAGATGCGGTGAAGGTTTCCATGACGCGCGATGGTTACCATGTGGATTGGGTAGCCGATGCCAATAGCGCCGAAGACGCCCTGGTCACCTCGCAGTTCGATCTGGTTATCCTGGATCTGGGCCTGCCGGGCAGAGATGGATTGAGCCTGCTGCGCTGGCTGCGCAACACTGACCGCAATGAACCCGTGGTCATCCTGACAGCGCGTGAAGCGGTGGAGAACCGGATCGAAGGGCTAGATCTTGGTGCCGATGATTACATGACCAAACCCTTCGACATGAAAGAGCTTTTGGCGCGGGCGCGGGCGCAGATAAGGCGCGCAAACGGACGTAGTGCGCCGCGACTAACCCATGGTGACATCGAAGTGGACCCGGCGGCGCATACCGTCACCCACAAAGGAGAGGTTGTTGAGATTTCGCCGCTGGCCTTTCAGGTTTTGGTGCTGCTGCTGGAACGCAAGGGGCGTGTGGTCTCAAAGGACGATCTGGCCGAAAGCCTGTATGGCTGGGAAGAGGGGGCGGAAAGCAACACAGTCGAAGTCTATGTTTCGCAGATCCGCCGCCGTCTTACCGGCGATCTGATCCGTACCATTCGCGGTATCGGCTACATCATCGACAAGGACTGA
- a CDS encoding ATP-binding protein translates to MRKNSIRSRIQWRLIPLILSCWVGASALVYFGTRSELRDALNAQADIMATIIARMQSDEIDAADFGKGLERYEDDYLIRIWSPDGQFLFDSQTTLLDGSFAFPRATKPAELGPEWRQSEYHMQSGGRILIARLKEETNELILQVTLTSLLPLALAFLGSILAVLLFVRNGLMPLTQLSDELANRTAAELKDLPDQDQAEELQPIVTSLNGLFDRIRGLLARERRFVDDAAHELRTPLTVIKAQCQSIDPATLDAETKQRLDSVVEGVDRITQLSARLLDQARAEQPAPRMSTVKVAPLLRGVLADLMLQAEEAGVTVELLCMDEPVILCASDDLRVILRNLVENAIKFSADPGRVCVTLKTDFLAVEDNGPGVPEDQRLHVFDRFFQMPETEAARMRRGAGLGLSIVMSLSQRNGMLVSVTDSVELAGACFRLDFSQAKP, encoded by the coding sequence ATGCGCAAGAATTCCATTCGTTCCAGAATTCAGTGGCGGCTCATCCCGCTTATTCTGTCCTGTTGGGTGGGCGCGTCGGCGCTGGTCTACTTTGGCACCCGCTCTGAGTTGCGGGATGCGCTGAATGCCCAGGCAGATATTATGGCGACGATCATCGCCAGGATGCAATCAGATGAGATTGACGCCGCCGATTTTGGCAAAGGTCTGGAACGCTATGAAGATGACTATCTGATCCGGATCTGGTCACCGGATGGGCAATTCCTGTTTGATTCACAGACCACTTTATTGGACGGATCCTTTGCTTTTCCACGGGCCACCAAACCAGCGGAATTGGGCCCTGAGTGGCGACAGTCAGAATATCATATGCAATCGGGCGGTCGTATCCTGATTGCGCGACTGAAGGAGGAAACAAACGAGCTGATACTGCAGGTCACTTTGACCTCACTGCTGCCACTCGCCCTGGCTTTCCTCGGGTCGATCCTGGCGGTTCTGTTGTTTGTGCGCAACGGCCTTATGCCGCTGACCCAATTGTCCGATGAACTGGCCAATAGAACGGCTGCGGAACTGAAGGATCTGCCCGATCAGGATCAGGCAGAAGAGCTGCAGCCAATTGTGACATCACTGAACGGGCTGTTCGATCGCATTCGGGGGCTCCTTGCGCGAGAGAGGCGGTTTGTTGACGATGCCGCCCATGAACTGCGAACGCCGTTGACGGTGATCAAGGCACAGTGCCAGTCCATTGATCCGGCGACCCTGGACGCGGAAACAAAGCAGCGCCTGGACAGTGTGGTGGAAGGGGTTGACCGCATCACTCAACTCAGCGCGCGATTGTTGGATCAGGCGCGGGCGGAGCAGCCAGCACCCAGAATGTCCACCGTCAAAGTGGCCCCCTTGCTGAGAGGTGTTCTGGCTGATCTCATGCTACAGGCCGAGGAGGCCGGGGTCACCGTTGAACTGCTGTGCATGGACGAACCAGTGATCCTATGCGCGTCAGATGATCTTCGGGTGATTTTGAGAAATCTGGTGGAGAATGCCATCAAGTTTTCTGCTGATCCGGGACGGGTTTGCGTAACCTTGAAGACAGATTTCTTGGCCGTCGAAGACAACGGTCCGGGAGTCCCTGAGGATCAGCGTTTACATGTCTTTGATCGGTTTTTTCAAATGCCGGAAACAGAAGCGGCGCGGATGAGACGCGGGGCCGGCCTGGGGCTGTCTATCGTGATGTCTCTGTCACAGAGAAATGGAATGCTGGTGTCGGTTACCGACAGCGTTGAATTGGCCGGGGCGTGTTTCAGATTAGATTTTTCTCAAGCCAAACCATAA
- a CDS encoding LssY C-terminal domain-containing protein, with the protein MIETLAQFGNMLLYPAVALIAYFDTLIGVGFFVFGEIAFVTAGVRWAATGDIWIVILVLCAACSGDLTSFGLGRRYGARAASRCLKPLSRRRQWRRARRLLMRYGIGFVIVARLLGPVAWITPFLAGSLAMPARRFALATVPAVLIGAGQFVLLGYFGANAGPLLQRAYAFLSDHMGIFAMGFAIFCATGVIWKMQRGGRLVQLLCAVITAAAIVLGANLYYFFASGAHAATSLEGQPQTVGLCDLKTMDLRVYPGNTNMHLPQPINVLLISDVSPEVVMSGLGWQQNMTFSRDRIGLKTYVELLVKRTPPVSEMYYFGQPAQSAFQLPGSLTERVHIRWWPAGWLGDQQIYVGAISRDEEIAIKYYRAIPALLHDIEPEVDRVRDLLAAQIVGHSELSVLGLAPLQKPVHDGQESDYQTDGRLLVVGSSYRSLLPQYYNCLSLTQNGEV; encoded by the coding sequence ATGATTGAAACACTCGCGCAATTCGGAAATATGCTGCTGTATCCCGCTGTCGCCCTGATCGCCTATTTTGACACGCTGATCGGTGTCGGCTTTTTTGTGTTTGGCGAAATTGCCTTTGTCACTGCCGGCGTGCGATGGGCTGCAACCGGAGACATCTGGATTGTAATATTGGTCCTATGTGCTGCCTGCTCTGGTGATCTGACAAGTTTCGGACTGGGGCGGCGGTATGGCGCGCGCGCCGCGTCCCGATGCCTAAAGCCACTAAGTCGCAGGCGTCAGTGGCGCAGGGCGCGTCGGTTGCTGATGCGGTATGGCATCGGCTTTGTGATCGTGGCCCGTTTGCTGGGGCCGGTGGCTTGGATCACCCCATTCCTTGCGGGATCACTGGCCATGCCGGCTCGCCGGTTTGCCCTTGCAACAGTTCCAGCCGTCCTGATCGGAGCTGGCCAGTTTGTCCTGTTGGGGTATTTTGGGGCGAATGCAGGCCCGCTGTTGCAACGGGCATATGCATTTTTGAGTGACCATATGGGGATATTTGCCATGGGGTTTGCCATTTTCTGCGCCACCGGTGTGATCTGGAAAATGCAAAGGGGGGGGCGGCTGGTGCAGCTGCTCTGCGCGGTGATCACCGCTGCGGCCATAGTCCTGGGCGCAAATCTCTACTACTTTTTTGCCAGTGGTGCGCATGCCGCGACCTCACTTGAGGGGCAGCCGCAAACCGTGGGCCTATGCGATTTGAAAACAATGGATCTGCGGGTGTATCCGGGCAATACAAACATGCACTTACCACAGCCGATCAACGTGCTCCTCATCTCGGATGTTTCACCCGAAGTGGTCATGTCAGGTCTGGGGTGGCAGCAGAACATGACCTTTAGCCGCGACAGAATAGGTCTAAAAACATATGTCGAGCTTTTGGTGAAAAGAACGCCGCCCGTTTCAGAAATGTACTATTTTGGGCAACCCGCGCAATCAGCGTTTCAGTTGCCGGGGTCGCTCACTGAACGGGTCCATATTCGCTGGTGGCCGGCTGGCTGGTTGGGGGACCAGCAGATTTATGTCGGAGCGATCAGCCGAGATGAAGAAATTGCGATCAAATACTATCGTGCGATCCCGGCCTTGCTGCATGATATTGAACCCGAGGTTGACCGGGTTCGTGACCTGCTGGCAGCCCAGATCGTTGGGCATTCCGAGCTGAGCGTTCTGGGGCTGGCGCCATTGCAGAAACCAGTACACGACGGTCAGGAAAGTGACTATCAGACCGATGGTCGGCTATTGGTGGTTGGCAGTTCCTACAGGTCGCTTCTGCCTCAATATTATAATTGCCTGAGTTTGACCCAAAACGGAGAAGTCTGA
- a CDS encoding phosphatase PAP2 family protein — protein MFRIFGLTKNGLVLFGVLLSILCGRGQVERTGDYLQIALPVAAFACSVSNGEALNTFLRFVLVEGVVHGTKRGLDAAPINHRPGGGLQGFPSGHTAAATFGVSSLVNSCVKKNPWVQGAVILSGGYVGASRIEVGAHFLFQVVAGALLGWLGERSSMLFRILRIVTLRRYRQFARRLILTRL, from the coding sequence ATGTTCAGAATTTTTGGCTTAACGAAGAACGGACTTGTTCTGTTTGGGGTGTTGCTTTCTATCCTCTGTGGCCGTGGTCAGGTTGAACGCACGGGCGACTATCTGCAAATTGCACTGCCTGTGGCGGCATTTGCCTGTTCTGTTTCAAATGGCGAAGCCCTCAACACGTTCCTGCGGTTTGTCTTGGTTGAAGGGGTTGTTCATGGCACCAAGAGGGGCTTGGATGCTGCGCCGATTAACCATCGACCCGGCGGTGGCCTGCAGGGGTTCCCCTCGGGTCATACGGCGGCGGCCACATTTGGCGTCAGCAGCCTGGTAAACAGCTGTGTGAAGAAAAACCCCTGGGTCCAGGGCGCAGTCATTCTGAGCGGCGGCTACGTGGGGGCATCCCGCATCGAGGTGGGGGCACACTTTCTGTTTCAGGTTGTCGCGGGCGCCCTGCTGGGCTGGCTGGGGGAACGGTCCTCAATGTTGTTTCGGATATTGCGGATTGTTACGCTTCGCCGGTATCGGCAGTTTGCACGTAGATTGATTTTGACCAGACTGTGA
- a CDS encoding globin-coupled sensor protein, with amino-acid sequence MTTEARDLIRTWFDFGDENAKTLAELGQILRPNFDQILDEFYEVILNRPETAQFFEAPGLIEHAKAAQKSHWECLFSGKFDRKYLESAERVGRVHFQIQLPFLLYLGGYSEAGSKMLNLVLNRGRLGSKKKTAQQAALLMRAMMADCERVIDAYFQAQQQEQTRAMTIMTDGIKQLEQGNLTHKIRKDEGGGFPDKFDTIRISYNTLIDRWCSTIGSSTTSAHSVDEKMASTSQMTRDLADRSEQQAATLEEAVAAVSQISANTKDTSAMVFKASKKSEQNHQDAERGGAVVKQAIEAVVRIEESSEQIAKFVDVIDDISFQTNLLALNAGVEAARAGDAGRGFAVVASEVRALAARASQSASEIKSLIAASTVQVREGCELVRQTGESLKGIRMGAGSVSDLMEEIAEVISAQSQSLVEVDASMTDLGRTTQDSAALASKVFETTAGLAADSAALKQNMDGYRLRTSDSTERLMDLEYEKAERAG; translated from the coding sequence ATGACAACTGAAGCGCGGGACCTGATACGTACATGGTTTGATTTTGGCGACGAGAATGCAAAAACTCTGGCGGAGCTTGGTCAGATCCTGCGGCCAAATTTCGACCAGATTTTGGATGAGTTCTATGAGGTGATTTTAAATCGACCGGAAACCGCCCAGTTTTTTGAGGCTCCGGGTCTGATCGAACATGCCAAAGCCGCCCAGAAATCCCATTGGGAATGTCTGTTTTCAGGCAAATTTGACAGGAAGTATCTTGAGTCCGCCGAACGGGTCGGCCGTGTTCATTTCCAAATCCAGTTGCCGTTTCTGCTTTATCTTGGCGGCTATTCAGAGGCTGGGTCCAAAATGCTGAATCTGGTTCTGAACCGGGGTCGACTGGGCAGCAAAAAGAAAACTGCACAACAGGCCGCGCTTTTGATGCGGGCGATGATGGCGGATTGTGAACGGGTGATTGACGCCTATTTTCAGGCACAACAGCAAGAACAGACACGGGCGATGACCATCATGACGGATGGGATCAAACAGCTGGAACAAGGGAATCTCACTCATAAAATCCGCAAGGACGAAGGCGGTGGGTTTCCAGATAAATTCGACACCATACGCATATCATACAACACTCTGATTGACCGGTGGTGCAGCACCATCGGATCGTCGACAACCAGCGCCCATTCCGTTGACGAAAAAATGGCCTCGACCTCTCAAATGACCCGCGATCTGGCTGACCGGTCCGAACAACAGGCCGCAACTCTGGAGGAAGCGGTCGCCGCGGTCAGCCAGATATCTGCAAACACCAAGGACACCAGCGCCATGGTGTTCAAGGCGTCCAAAAAGTCGGAACAAAATCACCAGGACGCGGAAAGGGGCGGCGCCGTGGTCAAACAAGCAATTGAGGCCGTTGTCCGAATTGAAGAATCCTCCGAGCAGATTGCCAAATTTGTGGACGTGATTGATGACATCAGCTTTCAGACCAATCTTTTGGCGCTGAATGCCGGGGTCGAGGCCGCACGAGCCGGGGATGCTGGACGTGGGTTTGCTGTTGTTGCCTCAGAGGTGCGGGCGCTGGCCGCACGGGCATCGCAATCGGCAAGTGAGATCAAGTCGCTGATCGCAGCAAGCACAGTCCAGGTGCGCGAAGGCTGTGAATTGGTCCGACAGACAGGTGAAAGCCTGAAGGGCATCCGCATGGGCGCCGGTTCTGTGTCAGATCTGATGGAGGAAATCGCCGAGGTCATTTCTGCCCAGTCACAGAGCCTGGTTGAGGTCGACGCCAGTATGACGGATTTAGGCCGCACCACACAGGACAGTGCGGCTTTGGCCTCCAAGGTCTTTGAAACCACAGCCGGGTTGGCTGCAGATTCGGCGGCCCTCAAGCAAAACATGGACGGCTATAGACTCAGAACAAGTGACAGCACCGAAAGACTTATGGATCTGGAATATGAAAAAGCAGAGCGAGCCGGATAA
- a CDS encoding L-dopachrome tautomerase-related protein, translating into MGKHQENKFWSLSRNIRDVVGGMLILNMLGLAATASSDTLETVVQSADFAINGVAVTRDGRVFVSMPQWTSVPSPSVGEVLAGGVLTPYPGNDWNRFDADLAFDRFTNVNAVHADGVGSLWVVDYAAPQFGPVIVGAQKLVQIDLASNEIVRVYRFDKDVLPDGAKLNDVRVNAKTGTAYISEFGLGAIIVVDLQSGDAFRALDQHSSTRAHPDVVSSFLGEEFRPNHLQVNDIELSADGETLYYQPTGGPVMWQIPTKAIAAPAPNADLEPLIQVVGKTMTIGGVSRAPNGHLMLGSVQDNTVWSLDPETGEKTALIQDDRLLWPDTMSVGPDGYLYIPAPQLRLLPKFNNGQSKVIGEFSVYRMKLPTSYQ; encoded by the coding sequence ATGGGTAAACATCAAGAAAACAAATTTTGGTCTTTGAGCCGTAACATCAGGGATGTTGTCGGTGGGATGCTGATCTTGAACATGCTGGGCCTTGCCGCAACCGCATCGTCCGACACATTGGAAACGGTTGTTCAATCTGCGGATTTTGCCATCAATGGGGTTGCCGTCACTAGGGACGGGCGGGTGTTTGTCAGCATGCCGCAGTGGACCTCGGTGCCATCCCCGTCCGTCGGGGAAGTCCTTGCTGGCGGTGTTCTGACCCCCTATCCGGGCAATGACTGGAACCGGTTTGACGCTGACTTGGCCTTTGATCGTTTCACCAACGTCAATGCGGTTCATGCGGATGGGGTCGGCTCCCTGTGGGTGGTCGACTATGCGGCGCCACAATTTGGGCCGGTTATTGTCGGCGCCCAAAAGCTGGTACAGATTGACCTGGCCAGCAACGAGATTGTCCGCGTTTACCGGTTCGACAAAGACGTATTGCCGGACGGTGCCAAGCTGAATGACGTGCGGGTCAATGCCAAAACAGGCACCGCCTATATTTCGGAATTCGGCCTTGGTGCGATCATCGTCGTCGATCTGCAAAGCGGCGACGCGTTTCGCGCTCTCGACCAGCATAGCTCAACCCGCGCCCATCCTGATGTGGTCTCAAGCTTTTTGGGCGAAGAATTCCGCCCCAATCACCTGCAGGTCAATGATATCGAACTGAGCGCCGATGGGGAGACGCTTTATTATCAACCGACTGGCGGGCCCGTCATGTGGCAAATTCCAACAAAAGCGATTGCCGCGCCGGCGCCCAATGCCGATCTTGAACCCCTGATCCAAGTGGTCGGCAAGACCATGACCATTGGTGGCGTATCACGTGCCCCAAACGGGCATCTGATGCTTGGCAGTGTGCAGGACAATACGGTTTGGTCCCTAGACCCTGAAACCGGCGAAAAGACGGCTCTGATCCAGGATGACCGGCTGTTGTGGCCGGATACGATGAGTGTGGGACCCGATGGGTATCTCTACATTCCTGCGCCACAATTGCGCCTGCTGCCCAAGTTCAACAACGGCCAAAGCAAAGTGATCGGGGAGTTCAGCGTCTATCGCATGAAACTGCCGACAAGTTACCAGTGA
- a CDS encoding c-type cytochrome translates to MNTSKTIARIAILGALTAAPAGADNVIPDAPSWSTPARTDVAGHEAGQGDLTVDGSDQSYTQVQIDDKFSAPDWFPDQHLPMPETVQFGKGPKVWACASCHLTSGTGHPESASLAGLDSAYMQAQMRAFSDGTRVDYSGHMNRMAALMTPEEIQTASDWFASLTPRTFIEVIETETVPASYIDSTRMRLLTEAEPREEPIAGRIIEIPVDPVQVKLRHPVSNFISYVPTGSIARGEALVSGDNDRTYACAGCHGDDLTGTEIAPVIIGNFGIYTVRQLHGFKSETRSSEEASLMSDIVVDLTDQDIIDIAAYLSAQQIN, encoded by the coding sequence ATGAATACCAGCAAAACCATAGCCAGAATTGCAATTTTGGGCGCATTGACTGCCGCCCCTGCGGGGGCCGACAATGTCATCCCCGATGCCCCAAGCTGGTCCACACCAGCAAGAACAGACGTAGCCGGACACGAAGCGGGGCAGGGGGATCTCACTGTCGATGGCAGCGATCAATCCTATACCCAGGTTCAGATCGACGACAAATTCAGTGCGCCTGATTGGTTCCCTGACCAGCATCTGCCAATGCCCGAAACCGTGCAATTCGGCAAAGGTCCAAAGGTCTGGGCCTGCGCGTCTTGCCACCTGACATCCGGCACCGGACACCCGGAATCTGCCAGCCTTGCCGGGTTGGACAGCGCCTATATGCAGGCGCAAATGCGGGCCTTTTCCGACGGTACGCGGGTCGATTATTCCGGCCATATGAACCGAATGGCGGCGCTGATGACGCCAGAGGAAATTCAGACGGCAAGTGATTGGTTCGCAAGTCTGACACCGCGCACGTTTATTGAGGTCATTGAGACAGAGACTGTGCCGGCCAGCTACATTGACAGTACCCGAATGCGCCTACTGACAGAGGCCGAGCCTCGTGAAGAACCCATTGCTGGCCGGATCATCGAAATTCCGGTGGATCCGGTGCAAGTCAAGCTGCGCCACCCGGTCAGCAATTTCATCAGCTATGTGCCAACAGGAAGCATTGCCCGTGGAGAGGCCCTTGTGTCTGGTGACAATGACCGAACCTATGCCTGTGCCGGGTGTCATGGGGACGATCTGACCGGCACCGAAATTGCACCGGTCATTATCGGCAATTTTGGAATTTACACGGTTCGCCAGTTGCATGGCTTCAAATCTGAAACCCGGTCCTCCGAGGAAGCATCATTGATGTCCGATATCGTGGTGGATCTTACCGATCAAGACATCATCGACATCGCCGCTTACCTCAGCGCCCAACAGATAAACTGA